A genomic window from Cryobacterium sp. SO2 includes:
- a CDS encoding alpha/beta hydrolase, translating to MTEHRNDGAPETPDRTARTRTRARIAFAGWSALTALALGIVAILVWTQLVMPADRAAAQAVLDNPAVTVTDTDVSVVIAPAEKPSIAGLVFIPGAKVDPYAYLATLSGTVEATGMTVVITKPVLNLAFFDQRPLDTFTAAAPDVTAWFVGGHSLGGVRACMYADDPANTEVAGLVLFGSYCASAVDEELPVLSISGSEDGLSTPAKIEDTADLLPDDTTFVQVQGANHASFGAYGAQPGDGVATITPAESADAITDALSDFVALRFMQSD from the coding sequence GCACAGGAACGACGGCGCACCGGAGACACCCGACAGGACCGCCCGCACCCGAACCCGCGCCCGCATCGCATTCGCCGGCTGGAGCGCCCTCACGGCATTGGCGCTCGGAATCGTGGCCATCCTCGTCTGGACCCAGCTGGTCATGCCGGCTGACCGTGCCGCGGCCCAGGCCGTGCTCGACAATCCCGCCGTCACCGTGACCGACACCGACGTCTCCGTGGTGATCGCCCCGGCGGAAAAACCCTCCATCGCCGGCCTGGTCTTCATCCCCGGCGCCAAGGTCGACCCGTATGCCTACCTTGCCACGCTGTCCGGCACCGTGGAGGCGACCGGGATGACAGTGGTCATCACCAAGCCGGTGCTCAACCTGGCCTTCTTCGACCAGCGCCCCCTGGACACCTTCACGGCCGCCGCGCCCGACGTGACGGCCTGGTTCGTGGGCGGCCATTCGCTCGGCGGTGTGCGCGCGTGCATGTACGCCGACGACCCGGCGAACACGGAGGTGGCCGGCCTGGTGCTGTTCGGCAGCTACTGCGCCTCGGCCGTCGATGAGGAACTGCCCGTGTTGAGCATCAGCGGCAGCGAAGACGGGCTCAGCACCCCGGCCAAGATCGAGGACACCGCTGATCTGCTGCCCGACGACACCACTTTCGTGCAGGTCCAGGGGGCCAACCACGCCTCATTCGGCGCCTACGGCGCCCAGCCCGGTGACGGCGTGGCCACGATCACGCCGGCAGAGTCGGCGGATGCCATCACGGACGCGCTCTCCGATTTCGTGGCGCTGCGCTTCATGCAGTCGGACTGA
- a CDS encoding flavodoxin domain-containing protein translates to MRARVVYDTNYGNTRTIAEVIATELGGGTTTLNVADVTEASLDGVDVLVVGSPINGWRPTEKIQAWLRALPAGSLTGVRAAAFDTRIKLFIHGDAAAKISHGLHAAGATIVAKPQGFVVVGTEGPLAPGETGKAGAWAAFIGSELRATA, encoded by the coding sequence ATGCGCGCCCGCGTCGTCTACGACACCAACTACGGCAACACCCGCACCATTGCGGAGGTGATAGCGACCGAGTTGGGCGGGGGCACCACCACCCTGAATGTGGCCGACGTCACCGAGGCCAGTCTGGACGGCGTCGATGTGCTCGTGGTGGGCAGTCCGATCAACGGCTGGCGGCCGACCGAGAAGATCCAGGCCTGGTTGCGCGCTCTGCCGGCCGGCTCGTTGACCGGTGTGCGCGCCGCCGCGTTCGACACCCGCATCAAGCTCTTCATCCACGGCGATGCCGCCGCCAAGATCTCGCACGGCCTGCACGCGGCCGGCGCCACCATCGTCGCCAAGCCGCAGGGGTTCGTCGTCGTGGGCACCGAGGGACCGCTGGCCCCCGGCGAGACCGGCAAGGCCGGCGCCTGGGCCGCGTTCATCGGCTCGGAGCTGCGCGCGACCGCCTGA
- a CDS encoding glycine betaine ABC transporter substrate-binding protein, whose product MKNRSLSVMALGAVGLLAFTGCAAAEAETVGDGNSDNKDLTIAVFNGWDEGIAASELWKAILDEKGYNVELEYADVAPVYAGLSTGDYDLNLDVWLPNTHASYLKEYGDEITEVGAWNDEAKNTIAVNADAPIDTLAELAENADLFDNRLVGIEPGAGLTEAVTENTIPTYGLEDMDYQTSSTAAMLTELTAAEKSGENIAVTLWEPHWAYGSFDLKNLEDPEGTLGIAETIHAYGKKDFATDFPQATKWIGDFKLDLEQLTSLETAMFVDYDGQDYEPIVAKWIEDNQEYVDSLTK is encoded by the coding sequence ATGAAGAACCGTTCACTCAGCGTCATGGCACTCGGAGCCGTCGGGCTCCTCGCATTCACCGGTTGCGCCGCGGCCGAAGCCGAGACCGTCGGCGACGGCAACTCCGACAACAAGGACCTCACCATCGCCGTCTTCAACGGCTGGGACGAGGGCATCGCGGCCTCCGAGCTGTGGAAGGCCATCCTCGACGAGAAGGGCTACAACGTCGAGCTCGAGTACGCCGACGTCGCCCCGGTCTACGCCGGCCTGTCCACGGGCGACTACGACCTCAACCTCGACGTCTGGCTGCCGAACACCCACGCCTCCTACCTCAAGGAGTACGGCGACGAGATCACCGAGGTCGGGGCCTGGAACGACGAGGCCAAGAACACCATCGCCGTGAACGCGGATGCGCCGATCGACACCCTCGCCGAGCTCGCCGAGAACGCCGACCTATTCGACAACCGTCTGGTGGGCATCGAGCCCGGCGCCGGTCTCACCGAGGCCGTCACCGAGAACACCATCCCCACCTACGGCCTGGAAGACATGGACTACCAGACCTCCTCGACCGCGGCGATGCTCACCGAGCTCACCGCCGCCGAGAAGTCCGGCGAGAACATCGCCGTCACCCTGTGGGAGCCGCACTGGGCCTACGGCTCGTTCGACCTGAAGAACCTCGAAGACCCCGAGGGCACCCTCGGCATCGCGGAGACGATCCACGCCTACGGCAAGAAGGACTTCGCGACCGACTTCCCGCAGGCCACCAAGTGGATCGGCGACTTCAAGCTCGACCTGGAGCAGCTCACGTCGCTTGAGACCGCCATGTTCGTCGACTACGACGGCCAGGACTACGAGCCCATCGTGGCGAAGTGGATCGAAGACAACCAGGAATACGTGGACTCACTCACGAAGTAA